In one Rhopalosiphum padi isolate XX-2018 chromosome 3, ASM2088224v1, whole genome shotgun sequence genomic region, the following are encoded:
- the LOC132926657 gene encoding alpha-tocopherol transfer protein-like, protein MEVDEHGPVVKMGSGYELRFEDDSDFEESYQERAKNDLGETPERRAEALEQLRRLIREEKKLYLPTDESTELYLLAFLRVCKFYPESAFKRVKFLYKLRQKNPKYCNDLIPSLEKNVFEQNILTVLPSRDQHGRRILITECGQRWKIKNCSLTEIFRGVELVIEAAILEPRTQVSGTVLLVDFAGLTVNHVWQFTPNFAKMVLDWIQYSMPARLKEVHIVNQPYIFNMVFAMFKPFMQEKLRNRMLLHGYDHTSLLAHLDAKCLPTKYGGLMDIETDQGIDLWNLLCYYEDNYKVTNEFGYKKKK, encoded by the exons ATGGAAGTGGACGAACACGGACCAGTCGTGAAAATGGGCTCCGGGTACGAGTTGCGGTTCGAGGACGACTCCGATTTCGAAGAGTCGTACCAGGAGCGCGCCAAGAACGACCTGGGCGAGACGCCGGAGCGCCGGGCCGAAGCTCTCGAGCAACTGCGGAGACTTATCAGAG AAGAGAAAAAACTTTACCTTCCCACTGACGAATCTACAGAACTGTATTTGTTGGCTTTCTTGAGAGTTTGCAAATTCTACCCAGAGAGTGCATTCAAAAGa gtgaaatttttgtacaaattacgacagaaaaatccaaaatattgcAATGACCTGATACCGAGCTTAGAAAAAAACGTCTTTGAGCAAAATATTCTTACAGTCTTACCATCACGTGATCAACATGGAAGACGAATATTAATCACAGAATGTGGAC agaggtggaaaattaaaaattgctcACTGACAGAGATCTTTCGCGGCGTTGAGCTGGTGATAGAAGCGGCCATTCTCGAGCCTAGAACTCAAGTGTCAGGCACTGTGCTATTGGTAGACTTTGCTGGTCTAACTGTGAATCATGTGTGGCAATTCACACCAAACTTCGCTAAAATGGTTTTGGACTGGATACAA TATTCAATGCCAGCAAGACTTAAAGAAGTGCACATCGTAAATCAACCGTACATATTCAACATGGTGTTTGCTATGTTCAAACCATTTATGCAAGAGAAATTGAGAAATCGA aTGCTTTTGCATGGTTATGATCACACGTCATTATTAGCACATCTGGATGCCAAATGCTTACCCACAAAATACGGTGGTCTCATGGACATAGAAACCGACCAAGGCATAGATTTATGGAATTTACTGTGTTATTACGAAGACAACTATAAAG tgACAAATGAATTTGGATacaaaaagaagaaataa